A part of Octopus sinensis linkage group LG7, ASM634580v1, whole genome shotgun sequence genomic DNA contains:
- the LOC115213951 gene encoding zinc finger protein 239-like, which produces MAKKAERVTVDSSTDTQENTEEELHPCDICGKLYTKTNLIQHKLIHSVSQLNQCEVCGKRFSSNSLLTNHKQMHTVEKLYQCYICDETFSTKDHLSSHVCIQIGKRPHQCDICGKTFSRSGQLSFHKFIHTGERPFHCEVCGETFSRSGHLNNHKRIHTGESPYQCVHCGKTFSRRDALSSHKHIHTGGRPYHCDICGKIFSKSADLSLHKHIHLGGRLYHCDICGTTFSRSSGLSKHKRIHTGEKPYQCDICDKKFSTSSHLSTHKRTHTGERPYHCDICGKTFTQNASLSQHKPIHTGERPYHCDICGKSFSTNRNLTRHKRVHTGEKPYHCDICDETFSSRGRLSSHIRIHTGARPS; this is translated from the coding sequence ATGGCTAAGAAAGCAGAACGAGTAACTGTTGATTCATCTACTGATACACAGGAAAATACAGAAGAGGAATTACACCCATGTGATATATGTGGAAAATTATACACAAAAACGAATTTAATTCAACATAAATTAATCCACTCAGTATCCCAGCTGAACCAATGTGAGGTTTGTGGAAAAAGATTCAGCAGCAACAGTTTACTAACAAAccacaaacaaatgcacacagtAGAGAAACTATACCAGTGTTATATCTGTGATGAAACATTTTCTACAAAAGACCATTTGTCTTCCCATGTTTGTATTCAAATTGGGAAAAGACCacatcaatgtgatatctgtggtaaaacattttctagAAGTGGTCAGTTGTCTTTTCACAAATTTATCCACACAGGAGAAAGACCATTTCACTGTGAGGTCTGCGGTGAAACATTTTCTAGAAGTGGTCATTTGAATAACCACAAACGTATCCACACTGGCGAAAGTCCATACCAGTGTGTTcattgtggtaaaacattttctagGAGGGATGCTTTGTCTTCTCACAAGCATATTCACACAGGAGGaaggccataccattgtgatatctgtggtaagatATTTTCCAAAAGTGCTGATTTGTCTTTGCATAAACATATTCACCTAGGAGGACGActataccactgtgatatctgtggtacaaCATTTTCTCGAAGCAGTGGTTTatctaaacataaacgtattcacactggtgagaaaccataccagtgtgatatttgtgataaaaaaTTTTCTACAAGTAGTCATTTGTCTacccacaaacgtacacacacaggaGAAAGACcctaccattgtgatatctgtggtaaaacatttactCAGAATGCTAGTTTATCTCAACATAAacctattcatacaggagagagaccataccattgtgatatttgtggtaaatccttttctaCAAATCGTAATTTAACTCGACATAAACGTGTccacactggagaaaaaccataccactgtgatatctgtgatgaaACATTTTCTTCAAGGGGTCGTTTGTCTTCccacatacgtattcacacaggagcaAGACCATCGTAG